In bacterium, the genomic window CACGGTCGGACCTCAAGTCCCCCCCCCGACGGGTCGATGACAACCGAAGAGGCGTCCCGGGCACACCGTCCGGGAGGCCCTCGTTCCATCGCACCGGAGGGGCCGGGAGCTTGACCGTCCGCCAAGACATGAGCGCGGCCCCCGCCGCCTTCCGCGTCCGCTGGCGGGGCGAGTTGGGGCAGCTCGACGGGATGGTGCTGACCGCCGCGGCCAACCCGGCCGCGGAGGATCTCGACGACCTGCTGTGCCTGTTCCACGATCTCGGCTGCGAGGCCGACGCCGCCGGCGACCCGGACGTCGCCGGCCGCGCCCGCGAGGTGGAGAACGTCCTGCTGGACGAGGGCCTGAGCGCCGGCGTCGACCGCATCCTGGACGCGACGGAGTGGATCCTCCACCGGCTGGCGCAGGAGCGCGCGACGGTGCCCGTGGCCGCCGCCCCCGGTCGCGCCGACGTCGTCGACCTGCGGTCGCTCGACCCCGAAACGCTGGGCGACTTCCTGGGCGAGGCCGACGAACACCTGTCCGACGCCGAAGCCAGCCTGATGGCGCTGGAGCGCGCGCCCGACGCGACGGAGCCGATGCACGCCGCCTTCCGGGCCTTCCACACGCTGAAGGGCACGGCCGGCTTCGCCGGGCTCTTGCCCGTCCAGGAACTGGCCCACGCCGCCGAACACCACCTGGACCGCGCCCGTCGCGGCGAGATCGCGCTCGTCGGCGGCGACTTCGACCTGGCCCTGGCGGCCACCGACGCCCTGAAACGGCTCGTCGTCGGCGTGAGCGAGGGCCTGCGGGGCGACGGGCTCCTGCGCGCGCCGCCGGAGGTCCCGGCCCTGGTGGCGCGACTGGCCCCGCCCGCGGCGGCCGGCGGCCTGGTGATGCTCGCCAAGGGACGGGAGCGCCGGCGCGACGCCGCCGCGCCCGCGCCGGTGCCGTCCCCCGCGCCGTCCCCCGTCGCCACGGCGCACGCCGCGCAGCGCGAGGCCGTGCGCGTGAGCGCCGACCGGCTCGACCTGCTGGTCGACACCATCGGCGAGCTGGTGATCACCGAGGCGATGATCCAGCGCCACAGCGATCCGCGGCTGCTGCCGGTGGAGCAGCAGCGCAACCTGGAACGGCTCGGCAAGCTCAGCCGCGAGCTGCAGCGCATCGGGCTGGACGTGCGCATGGTGCCGGTGCGCCCCGTCTTCCAGAAGATGACCCGGCTGGTGCGCGACCTGGCCCGCAAGTCGGGCCGCGACGTGGAACTGCGCACCGGCGGCGACGAGACCGAGCTCGACCGCTCGGTGGTCGACCTGCTGACCGACCCGCTCATCCACCTGCTGCGCAACGCGGTGGACCACGGCATCGAACCCGACCCGGCGACGCGGGTCGCCGCCGGCAAGCCGGCGCGCGCGGTCATCGACCTGCGGGCCTACCACGAGGGCGGCAGCATCGTCCTGGAGGTCGAGGACGACGGCCGGGGACTCGACCGCGACGCCATCCTCGACAAGGCCGTCCGCCGGGGGCTGCTGCCGGCCGGCGCGCAGCCGGCCGACCACGAGATCCACGACCTGATCTTCCTGCCCGGCTTCTCGACGGCGGCCCAGGTCACCGAGGTCAGCGGGCGCGGCGTCGGCCTGGACGTGGTGCGCCGCAACCTCGAGGAGCTGCGTGGCGGGATGGAGCTCGACTCGCAGCCGGGGCGCGGCTGCCGTTTCCGGTTCCGGCTGCCGCTGACGCTCGCGGTCATCGACGGGCTGTCGCTGCGGGTCGGCGTCGAGACGTACCTCGTGCCCACGCTCGCCGTGCGCCGGATCGTCATGCCGGAGCCCGCGGATCTCGTGCGGCCCTCCGACGCGGACGAGCTGCTGCGCCTCGACGGGGAGCTGATCCCGCTGCTGCGCCTGCGCGACTGCTTCGGCATCGCCGGCGC contains:
- a CDS encoding chemotaxis protein CheA encodes the protein MTVRQDMSAAPAAFRVRWRGELGQLDGMVLTAAANPAAEDLDDLLCLFHDLGCEADAAGDPDVAGRAREVENVLLDEGLSAGVDRILDATEWILHRLAQERATVPVAAAPGRADVVDLRSLDPETLGDFLGEADEHLSDAEASLMALERAPDATEPMHAAFRAFHTLKGTAGFAGLLPVQELAHAAEHHLDRARRGEIALVGGDFDLALAATDALKRLVVGVSEGLRGDGLLRAPPEVPALVARLAPPAAAGGLVMLAKGRERRRDAAAPAPVPSPAPSPVATAHAAQREAVRVSADRLDLLVDTIGELVITEAMIQRHSDPRLLPVEQQRNLERLGKLSRELQRIGLDVRMVPVRPVFQKMTRLVRDLARKSGRDVELRTGGDETELDRSVVDLLTDPLIHLLRNAVDHGIEPDPATRVAAGKPARAVIDLRAYHEGGSIVLEVEDDGRGLDRDAILDKAVRRGLLPAGAQPADHEIHDLIFLPGFSTAAQVTEVSGRGVGLDVVRRNLEELRGGMELDSQPGRGCRFRFRLPLTLAVIDGLSLRVGVETYLVPTLAVRRIVMPEPADLVRPSDADELLRLDGELIPLLRLRDCFGIAGAPAPSRPVVLVVEGDGCRIGLVADELLGQQQVVIKGFDGPAGGAPGIAGGTILADGSVALILDASGLVRSARARCERVRAAPAGA